Proteins from a genomic interval of Nostoc sp. TCL240-02:
- a CDS encoding tetratricopeptide repeat protein, whose translation MIVQRCFVASGLIAFFAFGCSGGANSSIENTTQVVQESNVTQLFIEAKATQKAEDFFHQGNNLLDGQRYEDAIKVYDKAIAIKVESPEAWINRGIALTSLQRYQDALASYDRAIAIKPDKYEAWYNRGIALTSLQRYKDAIASYDKAIAIQPNKYQALINRGIALTKLHRYKDAIASYDKAIVIKQDLHQAYYNKACSYALQSNLELAIENLDKAIELVPDKYKKLAKTDPDFSKVRSEKQFQELIQ comes from the coding sequence ATGATTGTTCAGCGCTGCTTCGTTGCATCTGGTTTGATAGCTTTCTTCGCATTTGGTTGTAGTGGTGGGGCAAACTCATCAATAGAAAATACTACACAAGTTGTTCAAGAAAGTAATGTAACCCAGCTTTTCATAGAAGCGAAGGCTACCCAAAAAGCAGAAGACTTTTTTCATCAAGGTAATAATTTATTAGATGGACAACGTTATGAAGATGCGATAAAAGTATACGATAAAGCGATCGCCATCAAAGTTGAGAGTCCTGAAGCTTGGATTAACCGTGGCATAGCTTTAACATCGTTGCAACGCTACCAAGACGCTCTTGCATCTTATGATAGAGCGATCGCCATCAAACCCGACAAATATGAAGCCTGGTATAATCGTGGCATAGCTTTGACATCGTTGCAGCGCTACAAAGACGCGATCGCATCTTACGACAAAGCGATCGCTATCCAACCCAACAAATATCAAGCCTTAATTAACCGAGGCATAGCTCTGACAAAGCTACACCGCTACAAAGACGCGATCGCATCTTACGACAAAGCGATCGTCATCAAGCAAGATTTGCACCAAGCATATTACAATAAAGCTTGCTCTTATGCTTTACAAAGCAATCTGGAATTAGCAATTGAAAACCTAGACAAAGCAATTGAGCTTGTTCCTGATAAATACAAGAAATTAGCAAAAACTGACCCAGACTTTAGCAAAGTGCGTAGTGAAAAGCAGTTTCAGGAATTAATCCAATAA
- a CDS encoding NAD(P)-dependent oxidoreductase, which yields MKKLLITGASGFLGWHLCQLAKQEWEIYGTYLSHPLEIPGMKILKANLANFQEFKRIFNDVKPEAVIHTAAHSQPNFCQTNPKESHAINVIASCNIAALCADNSIPCAFTSTDLVFDGLNAPYQETDAVCPVNLYGEQKAIAEADMLERYPMTAVCRMPLMFGAETPTAKSFIQPFIQTLTAEKELNLFIDEFRTPVSGTTAAKGLLLALEKVNGIIHLGGKERISRYDFGKILVEVLQLPTIGLKSCRQQDVKMAAPRPADVSLDSSKAFALGYQPLSLKEELEML from the coding sequence ATGAAAAAATTGTTAATCACCGGGGCAAGTGGTTTTTTAGGATGGCATCTTTGCCAGCTTGCCAAACAAGAATGGGAGATTTATGGCACTTATTTATCCCATCCTTTAGAGATTCCTGGTATGAAGATTTTAAAAGCAAACTTAGCAAATTTTCAGGAATTTAAACGCATATTTAATGATGTCAAACCAGAAGCGGTTATTCATACTGCTGCACATTCGCAACCAAATTTTTGTCAAACAAACCCCAAAGAATCGCACGCAATTAATGTTATAGCATCTTGCAATATTGCCGCACTTTGCGCGGATAACTCTATTCCTTGTGCTTTTACTTCAACTGACTTAGTTTTTGATGGCTTAAATGCTCCCTATCAAGAAACAGATGCTGTGTGTCCCGTTAATCTTTACGGTGAGCAGAAAGCTATAGCTGAAGCAGATATGCTAGAAAGATATCCCATGACCGCAGTGTGTCGGATGCCGTTGATGTTTGGTGCAGAAACACCTACAGCAAAAAGCTTTATTCAGCCATTTATTCAAACTTTAACAGCAGAAAAAGAACTCAATTTATTTATTGATGAATTTCGTACACCAGTAAGTGGAACAACTGCCGCCAAAGGACTTTTATTAGCATTAGAAAAAGTTAATGGCATTATTCACTTAGGTGGCAAAGAGCGAATTTCGCGTTATGATTTTGGAAAAATATTAGTAGAAGTATTGCAACTTCCAACCATCGGTCTTAAATCCTGCCGACAACAAGATGTGAAAATGGCAGCGCCTAGACCAGCAGATGTTTCTTTGGATAGTTCTAAAGCTTTTGCATTGGGGTATCAGCCTTTATCTTTAAAAGAAGAATTGGAAATGCTATAG